In Pseudomonas sp. MM213, a genomic segment contains:
- the pvdM gene encoding pyoverdine-tailoring dipeptidase-like protein PvdM, which translates to MTKPRSKKALFIGLPLALAIAGAAGFAAWDYWLNDNPGYPVAVMKQADELQERILSFDSHITVPMDFGTAENEADKDGSGQFDLVKTARGRLSGAALTIFGWPEIWNGDNAPHRPTAGFIDEARHEQETRYKIITTLVRDFPNQVAIAYTPDDFRRLHGEGKFAVFISMLNAYPLGNDVNALDKWAARGMRMFGFSYVGNNAWADSSRPLPFFNDSRDALGGLSELGKQAVHRLNDLGVIIDVSQMSTKALEQVSQLSRAPMVASHSAPRALVDIPRNLSDSEMQLIKNSGGVVQIVGFPTYIKPLSQGTQDKLNALRARFDLQPLQGLEMALMPGDPVITVWSEQRFGEYASQLYGIVDEEPKATLKDYGDAIDYAVKKIGIDHVGISSDFNDGGGLNGWKDVSEARNVTAELISRGYSEADIAKLWGGNFLRVWDQVQKSSRPVAKH; encoded by the coding sequence ATGACAAAACCTCGTTCGAAAAAGGCTCTTTTCATTGGCCTGCCCCTGGCGCTGGCCATCGCTGGCGCGGCAGGGTTTGCGGCCTGGGATTACTGGCTCAACGACAACCCCGGCTACCCGGTCGCGGTGATGAAACAGGCCGATGAACTGCAAGAACGCATCCTCTCGTTCGACAGCCACATCACCGTGCCCATGGATTTCGGCACCGCCGAAAACGAGGCCGACAAGGACGGCAGCGGCCAGTTCGACCTGGTCAAGACAGCGCGTGGTCGCCTGTCCGGCGCGGCGCTGACCATTTTCGGCTGGCCCGAAATCTGGAACGGCGACAACGCCCCGCACCGCCCGACCGCCGGGTTCATCGACGAAGCCCGTCACGAGCAGGAGACCCGCTACAAAATCATCACCACCCTGGTGCGCGACTTCCCCAATCAGGTGGCCATTGCCTACACCCCGGACGATTTCCGACGCCTGCACGGCGAAGGCAAGTTCGCCGTGTTCATCAGCATGCTCAACGCCTACCCGCTGGGCAACGACGTCAACGCCCTGGATAAGTGGGCCGCGCGCGGAATGCGCATGTTCGGTTTCAGTTACGTGGGCAACAACGCCTGGGCCGATTCGTCCCGGCCGCTGCCGTTTTTCAATGATTCCCGTGATGCGCTGGGCGGCCTGTCAGAGCTGGGCAAACAAGCGGTGCATCGCCTGAACGACCTCGGGGTCATCATCGATGTGTCGCAAATGTCGACCAAAGCGCTTGAGCAAGTCAGCCAATTGAGCCGCGCACCGATGGTCGCCTCGCACTCGGCGCCACGGGCGCTGGTGGACATCCCGCGCAACCTCAGCGACAGCGAAATGCAGCTGATCAAGAACAGCGGCGGCGTGGTGCAGATCGTCGGCTTCCCGACCTACATCAAGCCGCTGAGCCAGGGCACCCAGGACAAACTCAACGCCCTGCGTGCGCGTTTCGACCTGCAACCGCTGCAAGGCCTGGAGATGGCGCTGATGCCGGGCGACCCGGTGATCACCGTGTGGTCGGAACAGCGTTTCGGCGAATACGCCAGTCAGCTCTACGGCATTGTCGATGAAGAACCCAAGGCCACCCTCAAGGATTACGGCGACGCCATCGACTACGCCGTGAAAAAAATCGGCATCGATCACGTCGGCATCAGCTCCGACTTCAACGACGGTGGCGGCCTGAACGGCTGGAAAGACGTCAGCGAGGCACGCAACGTGACCGCCGAACTGATCAGCCGCGGTTACAGCGAGGCCGACATCGCCAAGCTCTGGGGCGGCAATTTCCTGCGCGTCTGGGATCAGGTGCAGAAGTCCTCCAGGCCCGTCGCCAAACACTGA
- the pvdP gene encoding pyoverdine maturation tyrosinase PvdP, whose product MTISRRWFLAGLALTGAALPAAYYGHRELTKPDPTITPGEASFDVADVAGQRLANTLQGVWDIRFEGRDAGLDGLPREGLQLLLDVGHKGRGLNGFLDTFEALRAAPPPRYRVLGDLAGVDNKELSWRLIDSRSPTGTPDYEFTFKLDEVWAAFGNAGSGTLSGRVLRLDRPLALTTQDNRFVAVKQVFPEARERTGLGPALLAWLISPEHRLFHQLWHASRDKWHTLSEDKRNALRGIGWQPGLRDKERDARGPRKDRNGSGIDFFFMHRHMLGTARSLQDLPSWQQFPLPQPELVRDRQAFARYFDNHDGTALPPAWRAEDDDEYSQWVADLKTAETYHSNFQVWESRYRDPRYLSKLTLGQFGSEVELGLHDWLHMRWASVPRDPSNGQPVPFARDTADFSARWFAAENDFLGDPFSSHVNPVFWHFHGWIDDRLEDWFRAHERFHPGEVRRLEVNGVPWFAPGRWVEIDDPWLGPSTHGCNTTPGLQAGKSVEMDPETMKLALRITFGEDEKKLEDLFRKVPQRPWYARNLKAKQSPV is encoded by the coding sequence ATGACGATTTCTCGACGATGGTTCCTGGCGGGTCTGGCACTGACCGGCGCCGCCCTGCCTGCGGCGTATTACGGGCATCGCGAACTGACAAAACCGGACCCGACCATTACCCCCGGCGAAGCGTCATTCGACGTCGCGGATGTGGCCGGTCAGCGTTTGGCCAACACCTTGCAGGGCGTCTGGGACATTCGCTTCGAGGGGCGTGACGCGGGGCTCGACGGCTTGCCTCGCGAGGGCTTGCAACTGCTGCTCGACGTCGGTCACAAGGGTCGGGGGCTCAACGGTTTTCTCGATACTTTCGAGGCGCTGCGTGCCGCACCGCCACCGCGCTATCGCGTCCTCGGCGATCTGGCGGGCGTAGACAACAAAGAGCTGAGCTGGCGCCTGATCGATTCCCGATCCCCAACGGGGACGCCGGACTACGAATTCACCTTCAAGCTGGACGAGGTCTGGGCCGCGTTCGGCAATGCCGGCAGCGGCACTTTGAGTGGGCGTGTACTGCGCCTGGATCGTCCGTTGGCCTTGACCACCCAGGACAACCGTTTCGTCGCAGTCAAACAGGTGTTCCCTGAAGCACGCGAGCGCACGGGCCTGGGCCCGGCGTTGCTGGCGTGGCTGATTTCGCCCGAGCACCGCTTGTTCCATCAGCTCTGGCACGCCTCCCGCGACAAATGGCACACCTTGTCCGAAGACAAGCGCAACGCCTTGCGCGGCATCGGCTGGCAGCCGGGGCTTCGAGACAAGGAGCGCGATGCGCGCGGACCGCGCAAGGACCGCAATGGCTCGGGCATCGACTTTTTCTTCATGCACCGGCACATGCTCGGCACCGCGCGCTCCCTGCAAGACTTGCCGTCGTGGCAGCAATTTCCGTTGCCGCAACCGGAACTGGTGCGTGATCGCCAGGCCTTTGCCCGTTACTTCGACAACCACGACGGCACCGCTTTGCCGCCGGCCTGGCGCGCCGAAGACGATGACGAATACTCGCAGTGGGTGGCCGATCTCAAGACCGCCGAGACCTACCACAGCAATTTTCAGGTCTGGGAGTCGCGATACCGTGACCCGCGTTACTTGTCGAAATTGACCTTGGGGCAGTTCGGTTCCGAGGTTGAACTCGGGCTGCATGACTGGCTGCACATGCGCTGGGCGTCGGTGCCCCGTGATCCGTCCAATGGCCAGCCTGTGCCGTTCGCGCGGGACACCGCGGACTTTTCCGCCCGTTGGTTCGCGGCGGAAAACGACTTTCTTGGCGACCCGTTTTCCTCCCATGTGAACCCGGTGTTCTGGCATTTCCATGGCTGGATCGATGACCGTCTCGAAGACTGGTTCCGTGCGCACGAGCGCTTTCATCCGGGGGAAGTCCGTCGGCTGGAGGTCAATGGTGTGCCGTGGTTTGCGCCCGGTCGCTGGGTCGAGATCGACGATCCGTGGCTCGGCCCGAGCACCCATGGCTGCAACACCACACCGGGGTTGCAGGCGGGCAAGTCGGTGGAAATGGACCCGGAAACCATGAAACTGGCGCTGCGGATTACCTTTGGTGAAGACGAGAAAAAGTTGGAAGACCTGTTCCGCAAGGTGCCGCAACGGCCTTGGTATGCGCGGAATTTGAAGGCTAAACAGAGTCCGGTTTGA
- a CDS encoding efflux transporter outer membrane subunit: protein MKAPLSLLTLCVLLSACANPDSRPDSGLQPPPSWQSAHHENALMQNAQWWTHFGSPQLDQLIEQARVGSYDLAAALARVRQVQATTVIAGGSLLPEVKAAGNANRQKLMRGNGYSQLDADNSNKAVDYFDASLSASYEIDFWGGQRASRDSAQFGLQASEFDRDTVELTLLSAVASTYAQALSLQEQHRIAQLNLANAQKVLNLVQTRFDSGSATALELAQQKSLVAAQQRQLPLVQQQAEEARITLAALLGRPVQALKLDDQRFDQLSWPVIGAGVPSDLLNRRPDIARAEAQLAAARADVTVARAKMLPTVTLSAQIGSGADTFNDVLRSPFYNLTAGLVAPIFNNGRLGAERDKATARQEELLETYRGAIINGFADVEKALTGIRGLDAQRQWQSEELNQAQTAFDIAQSRYQAGAEDLLTVLETQRTLYAAQDLNVQLRLARLQASVALYKALGGGWQVL from the coding sequence ATGAAAGCGCCACTCAGCCTGTTGACCCTCTGCGTGTTGCTCAGCGCGTGCGCCAACCCGGACTCGCGCCCGGACAGTGGCCTGCAGCCGCCGCCCTCCTGGCAGTCGGCACACCATGAAAACGCCTTGATGCAGAACGCCCAGTGGTGGACGCACTTTGGCAGCCCGCAGCTCGATCAACTGATTGAACAGGCCCGCGTCGGCAGTTATGACCTGGCGGCCGCACTGGCCCGGGTTCGCCAGGTCCAGGCCACCACCGTGATCGCCGGCGGTTCGCTGTTGCCGGAAGTGAAGGCCGCGGGGAACGCCAATCGCCAGAAGCTGATGCGCGGCAACGGCTACAGCCAACTGGACGCCGACAACAGCAACAAGGCGGTGGATTACTTCGACGCCAGCCTCAGCGCCAGTTATGAAATCGATTTCTGGGGCGGCCAGCGCGCCTCTCGCGACAGTGCGCAATTCGGCCTGCAAGCCAGTGAGTTCGATCGCGACACGGTTGAGTTGACGCTGCTCAGTGCGGTTGCCAGCACCTACGCGCAAGCGTTGTCATTGCAGGAACAGCACCGTATCGCGCAGCTCAATCTGGCGAACGCGCAGAAGGTTTTGAACCTGGTACAAACCCGCTTCGATTCAGGCTCTGCCACGGCACTGGAACTGGCCCAGCAAAAAAGCCTGGTGGCCGCGCAACAACGGCAGTTGCCGCTGGTGCAGCAACAAGCCGAAGAAGCGCGGATCACCCTCGCCGCCCTCCTCGGCCGTCCGGTTCAGGCATTGAAGCTCGACGATCAGCGCTTCGACCAACTCAGTTGGCCGGTCATCGGTGCGGGTGTGCCCAGCGATTTGCTCAACCGTCGCCCGGACATCGCTCGCGCCGAAGCGCAGCTGGCAGCCGCACGCGCCGATGTGACCGTGGCCCGGGCGAAAATGCTGCCCACCGTGACATTGAGTGCCCAGATCGGTTCTGGCGCCGACACCTTCAACGATGTGCTGCGCAGCCCGTTCTACAACCTCACCGCCGGATTGGTCGCGCCGATTTTCAACAATGGTCGCCTGGGCGCCGAACGCGACAAGGCCACGGCGCGCCAGGAAGAGCTGCTGGAAACCTACCGTGGCGCGATCATCAACGGCTTTGCCGACGTGGAAAAAGCCCTGACCGGCATTCGCGGACTGGACGCCCAGCGCCAATGGCAAAGTGAAGAATTGAATCAGGCGCAAACGGCTTTCGACATTGCGCAAAGCCGCTATCAGGCCGGGGCCGAGGATTTGCTGACGGTGCTGGAGACCCAACGCACGCTGTATGCCGCGCAGGATTTGAATGTGCAGCTGCGGTTGGCGAGGTTGCAGGCGAGTGTTGCGTTGTACAAGGCGCTTGGGGGTGGGTGGCAGGTGTTGTGA
- a CDS encoding MacB family efflux pump subunit encodes MQTPLIDLQDIRKSYGGGDSPEVHVLRGIDLSIHAGEFVAIVGASGSGKSTLMNILGCLDRPTSGEYRFAGENVAGLDSDELAWLRREAFGFVFQGYHLIPSGSAQENVEMPAIYAGTPAAERHARAAALLDRLGLASRTGNRPHQLSGGQQQRVSIARALMNGGHIILADEPTGALDSHSGAEVMTLLDELASQGHVVILITHDREVAARAKRIIEIRDGLIISDSAHDNPDVQTSANPGALQAVDLRKRLSEGAEATGAWKGELVDAVHAAWRVMWINKFRTALTLLGIIIGVASVVVMLAVGEGSKRQVMAQMGAFGSNIIYLSGSAPNPRTPLGIITLDDVAAVGSLPQVTRIMPVNGQEAGVRFGNLDHLSYVGGNDTNFPAIFNWPVVEGSYFTQDDERNAAAVAVIGHKVRTKLLKDVANPIGQYILIENVPFQVVGVLAEKGASSGDSDSDDRIAIPYSAASVRLFGTHNPEYVAIAAADARKVKETEIAIEQLMLRLHDGKKDFELTNNAAMIQAEARTQNTLSLMLGSIAAISLLVGGIGVMNIMLMTVRERTREIGIRMATGARQRDILRQFLTEAVMLSVVGGLAGIALALIVGGVLILSEVAVAFSLIAVLGAFGCALVTGVVFGFMPARKAARLDPVTALTSE; translated from the coding sequence ATGCAGACGCCCCTGATCGACCTGCAGGACATCCGCAAATCCTACGGCGGCGGCGATTCACCTGAAGTTCACGTGTTGCGCGGCATCGACCTGTCGATCCATGCCGGGGAGTTCGTGGCGATTGTTGGCGCGTCCGGTTCCGGCAAGTCGACGCTGATGAACATCCTCGGCTGCCTCGACCGCCCGACGTCCGGCGAGTACCGCTTCGCCGGGGAGAACGTCGCCGGGCTCGACAGCGATGAGCTGGCCTGGCTGCGCCGCGAAGCCTTTGGTTTTGTGTTCCAGGGCTATCACCTGATTCCGTCCGGCTCAGCCCAGGAAAATGTCGAGATGCCGGCGATCTACGCAGGCACCCCGGCCGCCGAACGCCATGCCCGCGCTGCCGCCCTGCTCGACCGCCTCGGCCTCGCCTCACGCACCGGCAACCGCCCGCACCAACTCTCCGGCGGCCAGCAACAACGCGTATCCATCGCTCGCGCCTTGATGAACGGCGGCCACATCATCCTCGCCGACGAACCCACCGGCGCCCTCGACAGCCACAGCGGTGCCGAGGTGATGACGCTACTGGATGAACTGGCGAGCCAGGGCCACGTGGTGATCCTCATCACCCACGACCGCGAAGTCGCGGCCCGGGCCAAACGCATCATCGAAATCCGCGACGGGCTGATCATCAGCGACAGCGCCCACGACAACCCCGACGTACAAACCTCGGCCAACCCCGGCGCCCTGCAAGCCGTGGATTTGCGCAAGCGCCTGAGCGAAGGCGCCGAGGCCACGGGGGCCTGGAAAGGCGAACTGGTGGACGCCGTGCACGCGGCCTGGCGGGTGATGTGGATCAACAAGTTTCGCACCGCGCTGACCCTGCTCGGGATCATCATCGGCGTCGCGTCGGTGGTGGTGATGCTCGCCGTCGGCGAAGGCAGCAAGCGTCAGGTGATGGCGCAGATGGGCGCGTTCGGCTCGAACATCATTTACCTCAGCGGCTCGGCACCGAACCCGCGAACACCGCTGGGCATCATCACCCTCGATGACGTCGCGGCGGTCGGCAGCCTGCCGCAGGTGACGCGCATCATGCCGGTCAACGGCCAGGAGGCCGGGGTGCGCTTCGGCAACCTCGACCACTTGAGCTACGTCGGCGGCAACGACACCAACTTCCCGGCGATCTTCAATTGGCCGGTGGTGGAAGGCAGCTATTTCACCCAGGACGATGAACGCAACGCGGCGGCCGTCGCGGTGATCGGGCACAAGGTGCGGACCAAATTGCTCAAGGACGTGGCCAACCCCATCGGCCAGTACATCCTGATCGAAAACGTGCCCTTCCAGGTGGTCGGCGTGCTCGCGGAAAAAGGTGCCAGCTCCGGCGACAGCGACAGCGACGACCGCATCGCCATCCCCTATTCCGCCGCGAGTGTGCGGTTGTTCGGCACCCACAACCCCGAATACGTGGCCATCGCGGCGGCCGATGCGCGCAAGGTCAAAGAGACGGAAATCGCCATCGAGCAGTTGATGTTGCGCCTGCACGACGGCAAAAAGGATTTCGAACTGACCAACAACGCAGCGATGATTCAGGCCGAGGCGCGCACGCAAAATACCCTGTCGCTGATGCTCGGTTCGATCGCCGCGATTTCGCTGTTGGTGGGCGGGATTGGCGTGATGAACATCATGCTCATGACCGTGCGCGAACGCACCCGCGAGATCGGCATCCGCATGGCCACCGGCGCCCGTCAGCGCGACATCCTGCGGCAGTTCCTCACCGAAGCGGTGATGCTCTCGGTGGTCGGCGGCCTCGCCGGCATTGCCCTGGCGCTGATCGTCGGCGGCGTGCTGATTCTCAGCGAAGTGGCCGTCGCGTTCTCTTTGATAGCGGTACTCGGTGCCTTCGGCTGCGCCCTGGTCACCGGTGTTGTCTTCGGCTTCATGCCGGCCCGCAAAGCTGCCCGGCTCGACCCGGTCACGGCCCTTACCAGTGAATGA
- the pvdN gene encoding pyoverdine-tailoring periplasmic protein PvdN, which yields MTNRRTFLKQAGIVAAAIPLGSAVSLPAVAATPAPLPKDKWAQFRQLFNQDPDYLHFANFLVTSHPRPVREAIEMHRANLDRNPGLAMDWHRGETERREEDVRVWAGRYLKAKPSQIALTGSTTEGLAMIYAGIHVRPDQEILTSEHEHYAANSVFEFRTQKDGTKVRKIKLFEDPYKVSTKEILASIARNIRPETRVLGMTWVHSGSGVKLPIGEIGKLVAEKNRDRQEKDRILYVVDGVHGFGVENLDFPDMHCDYFIAGTHKWMFGPRGTGIICARSDDMKDLTPTIPTFSEATTFSTVMTYGGYHSFEHRWALTEAFKLHLDLGKAEVQARIHEINSYLKKRLQEHPSVELVTPLSPEYSAGFTFFRIKNRDCEEVANFLMDQRVVCDAVDRDVGPIIRLSPGLLNTEAHIDRVMALLASKL from the coding sequence ATGACCAACCGTCGTACATTCCTCAAGCAGGCCGGCATTGTCGCGGCCGCCATTCCCCTGGGTTCCGCGGTCAGCCTGCCGGCAGTGGCCGCCACGCCGGCGCCGCTGCCCAAAGACAAATGGGCGCAGTTTCGCCAGCTGTTCAATCAGGATCCCGATTACCTGCATTTCGCCAACTTCCTGGTGACCTCGCACCCTCGTCCCGTGCGCGAAGCCATCGAGATGCACCGCGCCAACCTCGACCGCAACCCCGGCCTGGCGATGGACTGGCATCGCGGCGAAACCGAACGCCGTGAAGAAGACGTGCGCGTGTGGGCCGGCCGCTACTTGAAAGCCAAGCCTTCGCAGATCGCCCTGACCGGCAGCACCACCGAAGGCCTGGCGATGATTTATGCCGGCATTCACGTGCGTCCGGATCAGGAAATCCTGACCAGCGAACATGAGCACTACGCCGCCAACAGCGTGTTTGAATTCCGTACGCAAAAGGACGGAACCAAGGTCCGTAAAATCAAATTGTTCGAAGACCCGTACAAGGTCTCGACGAAAGAAATACTGGCCTCGATTGCCCGCAACATTCGCCCTGAGACTCGCGTGCTCGGCATGACCTGGGTGCACTCCGGCAGCGGTGTGAAGCTGCCCATCGGCGAGATCGGCAAACTGGTCGCCGAGAAAAACCGCGACCGCCAGGAAAAGGATCGCATCCTTTATGTGGTCGATGGCGTCCACGGTTTCGGCGTGGAAAACCTCGATTTCCCGGACATGCATTGCGACTACTTCATTGCCGGCACCCACAAATGGATGTTCGGCCCACGGGGCACCGGGATCATCTGCGCGCGCTCCGATGACATGAAGGACCTCACGCCGACCATCCCGACGTTCTCCGAAGCAACCACGTTTTCGACCGTTATGACCTACGGCGGCTATCACTCGTTTGAACACCGCTGGGCGCTGACCGAAGCCTTCAAGTTGCATCTGGACCTGGGCAAGGCCGAGGTTCAGGCGCGCATCCATGAAATCAACAGCTACCTGAAAAAGCGCTTGCAGGAGCATCCGTCGGTGGAGCTCGTCACGCCGTTGTCGCCCGAGTATTCCGCCGGCTTCACGTTCTTCCGGATCAAGAACCGCGACTGCGAAGAAGTCGCCAATTTCCTGATGGACCAGCGCGTGGTCTGCGATGCCGTCGACCGCGATGTCGGCCCGATCATTCGCCTGTCACCGGGCCTGCTCAACACCGAGGCGCACATCGACCGCGTCATGGCGCTGTTGGCCAGCAAGCTCTGA
- the pvdO gene encoding dihydropyoverdine dehydrogenase — MKNILHRLGLSLPQLGALTILALLGTALPGAAQATTAPLPGKVFKDCRNCPEMVVLPAGTFTMGTPEGEVGREPDEGPMHEVTFDKPFAMSRYQITAGEWDQYLKETGITIPDGDTRPGRECINSKPRYPQSPRQPAVCMNFAEVSAYVAWLSLKTGQHYHIVSEAQREYAARAGSTGPFPFPFDEGTEYSIATHANTYGPTDGYSYTSPAGSYPPNAFGMYDMHGNVYEWIADCEHSDYVGAPTDGSAWVEPNCEALQIRGNDWGEAPVFSRSGNRNNIYPQTRGDWIGFRVVRDLPSKG; from the coding sequence ATGAAAAACATCCTGCACAGACTCGGGTTGTCACTCCCACAACTCGGGGCGCTGACAATCCTGGCATTGCTCGGCACCGCGTTGCCCGGCGCCGCCCAGGCCACCACCGCACCGCTGCCGGGCAAGGTGTTCAAGGATTGCCGCAACTGCCCGGAAATGGTGGTGCTGCCCGCCGGCACCTTCACCATGGGCACGCCGGAGGGTGAAGTCGGTCGCGAACCCGATGAAGGCCCGATGCACGAAGTCACGTTCGACAAGCCGTTCGCCATGAGCCGTTACCAGATCACCGCCGGCGAATGGGACCAGTACCTGAAAGAAACCGGGATCACCATTCCCGACGGCGACACTCGCCCCGGCCGCGAGTGCATCAACAGCAAGCCGCGTTATCCACAAAGCCCGCGTCAGCCGGCGGTGTGCATGAACTTTGCCGAGGTCAGCGCGTATGTCGCGTGGCTGTCGCTCAAGACCGGCCAGCACTACCACATCGTCAGCGAGGCCCAGCGCGAATACGCCGCCCGTGCCGGTTCAACGGGGCCGTTCCCGTTCCCGTTCGATGAAGGTACCGAGTACAGCATCGCCACCCATGCCAATACTTACGGCCCAACCGACGGCTACAGCTACACCTCCCCGGCCGGCAGCTACCCGCCGAACGCCTTCGGCATGTATGACATGCACGGCAACGTCTACGAGTGGATCGCCGACTGCGAACACAGCGATTACGTAGGCGCCCCCACCGACGGCAGCGCCTGGGTCGAACCCAACTGCGAAGCCTTGCAGATTCGCGGCAATGACTGGGGCGAAGCGCCGGTGTTCTCGCGTTCCGGCAACCGCAACAACATCTACCCGCAAACCCGTGGCGACTGGATCGGTTTCCGCGTCGTGCGCGATCTGCCGTCCAAAGGCTGA